A DNA window from Myxocyprinus asiaticus isolate MX2 ecotype Aquarium Trade chromosome 15, UBuf_Myxa_2, whole genome shotgun sequence contains the following coding sequences:
- the LOC127452564 gene encoding protein O-linked-mannose beta-1,4-N-acetylglucosaminyltransferase 2-like, whose translation MRAIGCRMNLPALLNGLLVSVVAALLWKYVRLIEHTSQLEEELHLTRQSQEFSQVRIDYHSALLALQEHGTRMVCTGKMHTDRICRFDYLCYCTEAEEFVFFHSNASVMLPNLGPRRFQPALLDLSSVEDHNTQYFNFLELPAAALKFMPKPVFVPDVTLIMNRFNPDNLMHIFHDDLLPIYYTMQQYSDLDDEARLVFMEGWGEGAHFDLYRLMSSKQPLLKEQLKAFGKLMCFTKSYVGLSKITTWYQYGFVQPQGPKANILISGNEIRQFASFLMERLNTTREEKMADDDYIVVFKRTTNRLILNEAELILALAQEFQMRTVTVSLEEQSFDRIIQMISGASMLVSMHGAQMITSMFLPRGAAVVELFPFAINPEQYTPYKTLASLPGMDLQYIAWRNSVEENTFTFPDRPWDQGGIIHLEKEEQERILASKEVPRHLCCHNPEWLFRIYQDTTVDIPSFLDVLREALKTKPNLKKAKVASTVHPGRVREPKCQTSVQATNEAKLSVSWQIPWNLKYLKVKDVKYEVWIQEQGENTYMPYILPHQNYTFSENIKPFTTYLVWVRCIFNKNLLGPFADVLICKT comes from the coding sequence GTTGCAGCCTTGCTCTGGAAGTACGTTCGCCTGATTGAACACACGTCACAGCTGGAAGAGGAGCTACATCTCACACGGCAATCACAGGAGTTCTCACAGGTGCGTATCGACTACCACAGTGCCCTGTTAGCACTCCAAGAGCATGGCACGAGAATGGTCTGCACTGGCAAGATGCACACCGACCGCATCTGCCGCTTTGACTACCTCTGCTACTGCACGGAGGCAGAGGAGTTTGTGTTCTTCCACAGTAATGCCTCTGTCATGCTGCCCAACCTTGGCCCTCGACGTTTCCAGCCCGCCCTTCTAGACCTCTCCTCTGTGGAGGACCACAACACTCAGTACTTCAACTTTCTGGAGCTCCCAGCAGCAGCTCTGAAGTTCATGCCAAAGCCTGTGTTCGTGCCAGACGTCACTCTGATTATGAACCGCTTCAACCCTGATAACCTCATGCACATCTTCCATGATGATCTTCTTCCCATTTACTACACCATGCAGCAGTATTCGGACTTGGATGATGAGGCCAGGCTTGTCTTCATGGAGGGCTGGGGTGAGGGAGCTCACTTTGATCTCTACCGCTTGATGAGCAGTAAGCAACCACTACTCAAGGAGCAACTGAAAGCCTTTGGCAAACTCATGTGCTTCACAAAGTCCTATGTTGGATTGTCAAAAATAACAACATGGTACCAATATGGCTTTGTGCAACCGCAAGGACCCAAAGCCAACATTCTGATTTCAGGTAATGAGATTCGTCAATTTGCTTCATTTTTGATGGAGAGGCTTAACACCACGAGAGAGGAGAAGATGGCGGACGATGATTACATCGTAGTTTTTAAACGTACTACTAACAGGCTCATCCTCAATGAGGCAGAACTTATTCTGGCTTTAGCCCAAGAGTTTCAGATGAGGACTGTCACTGTGTCTTTGGAGGAACAGTCATTTGATAGGATTATCCAAATGATTAGTGGGGCATCTATGTTGGTCAGCATGCACGGAGCCCAGATGATCACCTCCATGTTCTTGCCCCGTGGTGCAGCTGTAGTTGAGCTCTTCCCATTTGCAATAAACCCGGAGCAGTACACACCCTACAAAACCTTGGCCTCCTTACCTGGCATGGACCTACAATACATTGCATGGAGGAATTCTGTAGAAGAGAACACTTTTACATTTCCTGATCGCCCCTGGGACCAGGGTGGCATCATCCACTTAGAGAAAGAGGAACAAGAACGTATCCTCGCCAGCAAGGAGGTGCCAAGACATCTCTGTTGCCATAATCCAGAGTGGCTTTTTCGCATTTACCAAGACACTACTGTGGACATTCCCTCTTTTCTGGATGTACTCAGAGAGGCTCTAAAAACCAAGCCTAATCTCAAGAAGGCCAAAGTGGCTAGCACAGTACATCCTGGTCGGGTCAGAGAGCCCAAGTGCCAAACATCAGTACAGGCCACCAATGAAGCAAAGCTCTCAGTATCATGGCAGATCCCTTGGAACCTGAAGTACCTGAAAGTTAAAGACGTGAAATATGAGGTTTGGATCCAGGAGCAGGGAGAGAACACATATATGCCTTACATCCTTCCCCATCAGAACTACACCTTTTCAGAGAACATCAAACCCTTTACCACTTATCTAGTATGGGTGCGCTGTATTTTTAATAAGAACCTCCTTGGCCCATTTGCAGATGTTCTTATATGTAAAACCTGA